Proteins from a genomic interval of Nocardia sp. BMG51109:
- a CDS encoding ferredoxin reductase — protein sequence MRGLVDLVQTLTSPHPIDRYLELVRPTLTLRDMRAEITHVRRSAPDSVTLTLRATRQWSGHRAGQYVQIGVLIDGVKHTRCYSPIDTQGRRDRHLRLTVKAHPDGLVSQYLFRHAAPGMVVDLAPAAGAFALPDPRPNRILLISGGSGITPVLSMLRTLADENYPGKLVFLHYAASPEAVPHRPELEDIAQRHNNFRIELRYPSRAVGERPGSPGSDAAPRTAGETERAADSLPVDPASGGSGPTDVAAQADSADASGGAPWSCAAPARPVGYFGYDTLEQLAPWFAAGEAFVCGPPALMTAVRRVYRAEGLDDRLHTEEFTLSAPPVDPAGVTGATTFSVSGVRADNTGDSLLNQAESAGLTPEYGCRMGICFSCTAVRRSGCTRNLRTGELDGDPDQPIQLCINAAVGDVDIEI from the coding sequence ATGAGGGGACTCGTCGACCTGGTGCAGACGCTGACCTCGCCGCACCCGATCGATCGCTATCTGGAGCTGGTGCGGCCGACGCTGACCCTGCGCGATATGCGCGCCGAGATCACGCACGTGCGCCGCTCGGCGCCCGATTCGGTGACCCTGACGCTGCGCGCGACCCGGCAGTGGTCGGGACACCGTGCCGGGCAGTACGTGCAGATCGGGGTGCTGATCGACGGTGTCAAGCACACCCGCTGCTATTCGCCGATCGATACGCAGGGCCGCCGCGACCGGCACCTGCGCCTGACCGTCAAGGCGCATCCGGACGGCCTGGTCTCGCAGTACCTGTTCCGGCACGCGGCGCCGGGCATGGTGGTGGATCTGGCGCCGGCCGCCGGTGCCTTCGCCCTGCCCGATCCGCGCCCGAACCGGATCCTCCTGATCAGCGGGGGCAGCGGCATCACCCCGGTGCTGTCGATGTTGCGCACCCTCGCCGACGAGAACTACCCGGGAAAGCTGGTGTTCCTGCATTACGCGGCCTCGCCGGAGGCCGTCCCGCATCGACCGGAACTGGAGGATATCGCCCAGCGGCACAACAACTTCCGCATCGAGCTGCGGTACCCGAGCCGCGCCGTCGGCGAGCGCCCGGGGTCGCCGGGATCCGATGCGGCTCCGCGGACGGCGGGTGAGACCGAGCGCGCCGCGGACTCGCTCCCGGTGGATCCTGCTTCGGGCGGCTCGGGGCCGACAGACGTTGCGGCTCAGGCCGATTCCGCCGATGCGAGCGGCGGCGCCCCGTGGTCGTGCGCGGCCCCCGCGCGCCCGGTGGGCTACTTCGGCTACGACACCCTGGAGCAGCTGGCGCCGTGGTTTGCCGCGGGAGAAGCCTTCGTCTGCGGCCCACCGGCCCTGATGACGGCGGTCCGCCGCGTCTACCGGGCCGAAGGGCTCGACGACCGGCTGCACACCGAGGAATTCACGCTGTCGGCCCCGCCGGTGGATCCCGCCGGCGTCACCGGCGCCACCACCTTCTCGGTCAGCGGCGTGCGGGCCGACAACACCGGCGACAGCCTGCTGAACCAGGCCGAATCCGCCGGTCTCACACCGGAGTACGGCTGCCGGATGGGGATCTGCTTCTCCTGCACGGCGGTCCGGCGTTCCGGCTGCACCCGCAATCTGCGCACCGGCGAGCTGGACGGCGATCCCGATCAGCCCATCCAGCTCTGCATCAACGCCGCCGTCGGCGACGTGGACATCGAAATCTGA